One genomic segment of Armatimonadota bacterium includes these proteins:
- a CDS encoding CDP-alcohol phosphatidyltransferase family protein codes for MTVSAVDIVTLSRIALIPGLYTTAAVGKDEVFVALFIVAAGTDVADGWLARRLGRTDGWGRRFDSLADALFYYSIPVWFWSRRPEIVRQWFPWVLVPLPLFLAGVAFKIFRRRIIAALHLPTTRAAGAATVVYLLWALLGMPPVLATRLLTVVLAAAALVELVVVLE; via the coding sequence GTGACGGTGAGCGCGGTGGACATCGTGACGCTCTCTCGCATCGCGCTGATTCCCGGGCTCTACACGACTGCCGCCGTGGGGAAGGATGAGGTCTTTGTCGCGCTCTTCATCGTCGCGGCCGGGACGGATGTGGCGGATGGGTGGCTCGCCCGGCGGTTGGGGCGGACAGATGGGTGGGGTCGGCGCTTCGACTCGCTGGCCGACGCCCTATTCTACTACTCCATCCCTGTCTGGTTCTGGTCCCGGCGGCCGGAGATCGTCAGGCAGTGGTTCCCGTGGGTGCTGGTTCCATTGCCCCTGTTCCTGGCGGGCGTGGCGTTCAAGATCTTCAGGCGGCGGATCATCGCCGCCCTGCATCTCCCGACCACCCGGGCAGCCGGCGCGGCGACCGTGGTGTACCTGCTCTGGGCTCTCCTGGGGATGCCGCCAGTACTCGCAACGAGACTCCTCACGGTGGTGCTGGCCGCGGCGGCGTTGGTGGAACTGGTGGTGGTCCTGGAGTAG